Proteins from one Streptococcus mitis B6 genomic window:
- a CDS encoding DUF1694 domain-containing protein, producing the protein MTDLSKQLLEKAHGGAKLNPDEQRRYLGTFEERVLGYADIDTANSPQLEKGFLSILENLQEKAEPLFVKISPTIEFDKQVFYLKEAKETDSQATIVSEEHTSSPFGLIIHSNAPVQVEEKDLRLAFAKLWEVKKEEPAKTSIWKKWFG; encoded by the coding sequence ATGACAGATTTATCAAAACAATTACTTGAAAAGGCTCATGGTGGAGCAAAATTAAATCCGGATGAGCAAAGACGCTATCTTGGAACTTTTGAGGAAAGAGTTCTTGGATATGCAGATATTGATACTGCAAATAGCCCTCAGTTAGAAAAAGGTTTTTTATCTATTTTAGAAAATCTTCAGGAAAAAGCAGAGCCACTATTTGTGAAAATTTCACCAACTATCGAATTTGACAAACAAGTTTTCTACTTAAAAGAAGCAAAAGAAACTGATAGTCAAGCTACCATTGTATCTGAAGAGCATACTTCTTCTCCTTTTGGTCTGATTATCCATAGCAATGCACCAGTACAAGTAGAAGAAAAGGACCTTCGACTTGCTTTTGCAAAACTTTGGGAAGTTAAAAAGGAAGAACCAGCCAAAACATCTATCTGGAAGAAATGGTTTGGCTAA
- a CDS encoding glycerate kinase, producing MKIVIAPDSFKESLTAEEVAEAIKRGFQQSIADVECLLCPVGDGGEGTVDAIRHSLDLEEKWIQVTGPFGQEEAMRYFQKGELALFEVADLVGLGKIPLEKRNPLQIQTRGIGELIRHLIAQGIKDIYIGVGGTASNDGGIGIAAGLGYQFYDRDGNVLPACGQSLLKLASVSTENRYEIPEDVQIRILADVVSPLCGHQGATYTFGKQKGLHPTMFAVVDQAIQDFYEKISSATLEIKGAGAGGGIAAGLCAFAQASIVSGIDTCLDLIDFDKKVADADLVIVGEGRLDSQSFAGKAPIGVAKRTPVGVPVIAICGSLAEDLPSLPFENIQAAFSILEKSELLEDSLKNASLYLERTAANIGNLLNMRKI from the coding sequence ATGAAGATTGTAATTGCACCAGATTCATTTAAGGAAAGCTTGACCGCTGAAGAGGTAGCTGAAGCTATAAAAAGAGGCTTCCAGCAATCGATAGCAGATGTAGAATGTCTCCTCTGTCCTGTTGGTGATGGTGGGGAAGGTACAGTAGATGCTATTCGGCATTCTCTTGACCTAGAAGAAAAATGGATTCAAGTGACGGGGCCTTTTGGTCAAGAAGAAGCCATGCGCTATTTTCAAAAAGGGGAATTAGCCCTCTTCGAAGTTGCTGACTTGGTCGGTCTTGGAAAAATTCCTCTGGAGAAACGAAATCCACTTCAAATCCAAACTCGTGGTATTGGAGAATTGATTCGCCATCTCATTGCTCAAGGAATTAAAGATATCTATATTGGAGTTGGTGGTACGGCTAGTAATGACGGTGGTATAGGTATTGCTGCTGGATTGGGGTATCAATTCTATGATAGGGATGGAAATGTCTTGCCTGCATGCGGTCAATCCTTACTAAAATTAGCTTCGGTTTCAACAGAAAATCGCTATGAAATTCCTGAAGATGTTCAAATTCGTATTTTAGCAGATGTCGTGAGTCCCTTATGTGGTCATCAAGGTGCAACTTACACTTTTGGCAAACAAAAAGGTTTACATCCTACTATGTTTGCAGTCGTAGATCAGGCAATCCAAGATTTTTATGAAAAAATTTCATCTGCAACATTGGAAATTAAAGGAGCAGGAGCTGGTGGAGGCATTGCTGCTGGTTTGTGTGCTTTTGCTCAGGCAAGTATCGTGTCTGGAATTGATACCTGTTTAGATTTGATTGATTTTGATAAGAAAGTTGCAGATGCTGACTTGGTTATCGTTGGCGAAGGTAGACTGGACAGTCAAAGCTTTGCTGGGAAAGCGCCGATAGGCGTAGCAAAAAGAACCCCTGTCGGAGTTCCTGTCATTGCTATTTGTGGTAGTCTTGCTGAAGATTTACCTTCCCTACCATTTGAAAATATCCAAGCGGCTTTTTCAATTTTGGAGAAAAGTGAACTTTTAGAAGACAGTTTGAAAAACGCCAGTCTCTATCTGGAGCGCACGGCAGCCAATATCGGGAACTTATTAAATATGCGCAAGATTTAG
- the eno gene encoding surface-displayed alpha-enolase, which translates to MSIITDVYAREVLDSRGNPTLEVEVYTESGAFGRGMVPSGASTGEHEAVELRDGDKSRYGGLGTQKAVDNVNNIIAEAIIGYDVRDQQAIDRAMIALDGTPNKGKLGANAILGVSIAVARAAADYLEIPLYSYLGGFNTKVLPTPMMNIINGGSHSDAPIAFQEFMIVPAGAPSFKEALRWGAEIFHALKKILKSRGLETAVGDEGGFAPRFEGTEDGVETILAAIEAAGYVPGKDVFIGFDCASSEFYDKERKVYDYTKFEGEGAAVRTAAEQIAYLEELVNKYPIITIEDGMDENDWDGWKALTERLGGKVQLVGDDFFVTNTSYLEKGIAEGAANSILIKVNQIGTLTETFDAIEMAKEAGYTAVVSHRSGETEDSTIADIAVATNAGQIKTGSLSRTDRIAKYNQLLRIEDQLGEVAEYRGLKSFYNLKK; encoded by the coding sequence ATGTCAATTATTACTGATGTTTACGCTCGCGAAGTCCTAGACTCACGCGGTAACCCAACACTTGAAGTAGAAGTTTACACTGAATCAGGTGCTTTCGGACGTGGTATGGTTCCATCAGGAGCTTCTACTGGTGAACACGAAGCAGTTGAACTTCGCGACGGTGACAAATCTCGTTACGGTGGTCTTGGTACACAAAAAGCTGTTGACAATGTAAACAACATCATTGCTGAAGCTATCATCGGATACGATGTACGTGATCAACAAGCTATCGACCGTGCTATGATCGCTCTTGACGGTACTCCTAACAAAGGTAAATTGGGTGCAAATGCAATCCTTGGTGTGTCTATCGCTGTAGCTCGCGCTGCTGCTGACTACCTTGAAATCCCACTTTACAGCTACCTTGGCGGATTCAACACTAAAGTTCTTCCAACTCCAATGATGAACATCATCAACGGTGGTTCTCACTCTGACGCTCCAATCGCTTTCCAAGAATTCATGATCGTACCTGCTGGTGCGCCATCATTCAAAGAAGCTCTTCGTTGGGGTGCTGAAATCTTCCACGCACTTAAGAAAATCCTTAAATCTCGTGGTTTGGAAACAGCCGTAGGTGACGAAGGTGGATTCGCTCCTCGTTTCGAAGGAACTGAAGACGGTGTTGAAACTATCCTTGCTGCGATCGAAGCTGCTGGATATGTTCCAGGTAAAGATGTATTTATCGGATTTGACTGTGCTTCATCAGAATTTTACGATAAAGAACGTAAAGTTTACGACTACACTAAATTCGAAGGTGAAGGAGCAGCTGTACGTACTGCTGCAGAACAAATTGCCTACCTTGAAGAATTGGTAAACAAATACCCAATCATCACTATCGAAGATGGTATGGATGAAAATGACTGGGACGGTTGGAAAGCTCTTACTGAACGTCTTGGTGGTAAAGTTCAATTGGTTGGTGACGACTTCTTCGTAACAAACACTTCTTACCTTGAAAAAGGTATTGCAGAAGGTGCTGCTAACTCAATCCTTATCAAAGTTAACCAAATCGGTACTCTTACTGAAACATTCGACGCTATCGAAATGGCTAAAGAAGCTGGTTACACTGCTGTTGTATCACACCGTTCAGGTGAAACAGAAGATTCAACAATCGCTGACATCGCAGTTGCAACTAACGCAGGACAAATCAAGACTGGTTCACTTTCACGTACAGACCGTATCGCTAAATACAACCAATTGCTTCGCATCGAAGACCAACTTGGTGAAGTAGCAGAATACCGTGGATTGAAATCATTCTACAACCTTAAGAAATAA